The Micromonospora sp. Llam0 genome includes a window with the following:
- a CDS encoding ferric reductase-like transmembrane domain-containing protein: protein MTEAGWFVARGTGVTALVLLSVVVVLGVGSRSGRPVFGLPRFAVSLVHRNAALLAVGLLTVHVVTLLFDPYAKLRVYDLFVPFGAEYRPLYMGLGTLASDVMLVLVVTSLLRRRIGVRLWRVLHWLAYAAWPAALGHSVGTGTDSGETWMAAVNAGCLAAVLGALGWRVLLWVRPRSRRRATDDAARPARRAPGGSHRRSGSAAGEAAVRTPSDWHRADPPGAHAPAGYPSAGPAGHPPDEYRPPRGAVWDRPPAAAGQAEHPVGTYVGGRATASVPSSLLDMYRKPGSVFQPADPPGWPPDVGGNFVDQRSPDAGAIPPYGDSGGYREDDPHTVFTGWRR, encoded by the coding sequence CGGCGCTCGTCCTGTTGTCGGTGGTCGTGGTGCTGGGGGTGGGCAGCAGGTCGGGCCGACCGGTGTTCGGCCTGCCCCGGTTCGCGGTGAGTCTGGTCCACCGCAACGCGGCGCTGCTGGCGGTCGGGCTGCTGACGGTCCACGTGGTCACGTTGCTCTTCGACCCGTACGCCAAGCTCCGGGTGTACGACCTGTTCGTGCCGTTCGGCGCCGAGTACCGGCCGCTGTACATGGGGTTGGGCACCCTCGCCAGTGACGTGATGCTGGTGCTGGTGGTGACCAGTCTGCTGCGTCGGCGGATCGGCGTGCGGCTGTGGCGGGTGCTGCACTGGCTGGCGTACGCCGCCTGGCCGGCCGCGCTCGGCCACTCGGTCGGAACCGGCACGGACAGCGGCGAGACCTGGATGGCGGCGGTCAACGCCGGATGTCTGGCGGCCGTGCTGGGCGCGCTCGGCTGGCGGGTGCTGCTGTGGGTGCGGCCCCGGTCGCGTCGGCGGGCCACCGACGACGCTGCTCGACCAGCGCGGCGGGCCCCCGGCGGCTCGCACCGGCGGTCGGGATCCGCAGCCGGCGAGGCGGCCGTCCGTACGCCGAGCGACTGGCACCGCGCCGACCCGCCGGGCGCCCACGCGCCTGCCGGTTATCCGTCGGCCGGTCCTGCCGGTCACCCACCTGACGAGTACCGGCCGCCCAGGGGGGCGGTGTGGGACCGCCCGCCTGCGGCGGCAGGTCAGGCAGAGCACCCGGTCGGTACCTACGTCGGCGGGCGGGCCACCGCCTCCGTACCGTCCAGCCTGCTGGACATGTACCGCAAGCCGGGATCGGTCTTCCAGCCGGCGGACCCGCCGGGCTGGCCGCCCGACGTCGGCGGCAACTTCGTCGACCAGCGATCGCCCGACGCCGGTGCCATCCCGCCGTACGGTGACTCCGGCGGCTATCGTGAGGATGACCCACACACGGTCTTCACCGGGTGGCGCCGTTAG
- a CDS encoding ferredoxin, whose translation MNDPHGARLQIDWARCDGRGLCIELLPELLTRDDWGFPISRDGSREPAVPAELRRHADRAVANCPELALRLTSAEPVRRRR comes from the coding sequence GTGAACGATCCGCACGGTGCACGGCTGCAGATTGACTGGGCTCGCTGTGACGGTCGCGGTCTCTGCATCGAGTTGCTGCCCGAGTTGTTGACCCGTGACGACTGGGGCTTCCCGATCTCCCGGGACGGCAGTCGGGAGCCGGCGGTGCCTGCCGAGCTGCGCCGGCACGCCGACCGTGCGGTGGCGAACTGTCCAGAGCTCGCGTTGCGGCTGACATCCGCCGAGCCGGTGCGTCGGCGGCGCTGA